In Erigeron canadensis isolate Cc75 chromosome 6, C_canadensis_v1, whole genome shotgun sequence, the following are encoded in one genomic region:
- the LOC122604502 gene encoding uncharacterized protein LOC122604502 has product MKLPVVQFTIDKIAVIKEKLKAAQDRQKSYADKRRKPLEFEVGDKVLLKVSPWKGTARFGKRGKLAPRYIGPYKIIKRVGPVAYKLELRLELGNVHDTFHVSNLKKCMADDPTVIPVKDVHIDEGLEFTEEPIEIIDRDAKQTRQSRVPLVHVRWSARHGYNDTWEHEDFIKK; this is encoded by the coding sequence ATGAAGCTCCCAGTCGTACAGTTCACTATAGACAAAATagctgttatcaaagaaaagcttaaagctgCTCAAGACAGACAAAAGTCCTATGCGGACAAACGCCGTAAGCCTCTAGAGTTCGAGGTAGGCGATAAAGTTCTATtgaaagtttccccatggaaaggtactGCCCGGTTCGGCAAGAGAGGCAAGTTGGCGCCTCGGTACATTGGACCTtataagatcattaaacgtGTGGGACCAGTAGCGTACAAACTGGAACTACGGTTAGAACTTGGCAATGTTCATGACACATTTCACGTGTCCAATCTTAAAAAGTGCATGGCTGACGACCCGACCGTCATTCCCGTTAAGGATGTTCATATAGACGAAGGGCTCGAGTTCACTGAAGAGCCCATTGAGATCATTGATAGGGATGCTAAACAGACTAGACAGAGCAGAGTACCATTAGTTCATGTACGTTGGAGTGCTAGACATGGGTATAATGATACCTGGGAACacgaggacttcattaagaagtag